From the genome of Astyanax mexicanus isolate ESR-SI-001 chromosome 3, AstMex3_surface, whole genome shotgun sequence:
ACGACGGTTTCTCCGGTCCTGATTTTTCAGAAGAGGTGGGCGGAGCTTCAACGAGGGTGAGATGtacttctttgtttttttcatctACTGAGGCTGGCGGAAGGTGAATAGCGCCAGTCTGAGTCACAGCCTGGGATATTGGCGCCCGCTGTATGACCATAGCCCGACTTGGCTCACAAGCAGGCTGATGAGCATCCTGAACCAGCAGAACAGCCGGAGCGTCAGGCTCCGGACCAGTCTGGCTCTTCACCACCACTCCTTTTTGCTCAGAGTCCCTCACCTCCTGGCTCACCATAAGGCCCTGCTGGTCCTGGAGCACAATCTCCATCACCTGTGAGGACTGGCCGGACGCAGCAGAGGAGAGAGCTTTCTGAATGACCCCTCTGCTAACCAGATTTGGGTTAAGGCttggggctgctgctgctgccactggaTGTGCCGTCATATCTTCCGGTCTCGGCTTCCTGGGGCGACCTCTTTTTCGTTTTGGAGGAACAGCCCCAGGCCCTGCAACTaaagtatgaaataaaatatgttaataaaaataataaataaaagttacacAAAGAATGTGTTTCCTAACCCCCTAACAGGCATGAATCTTTGTCATTTTTCTGCCCAATATTACATGGCATTATCTTTAGGCTGTcttttcaagcattacataaaaaagtttCATGTTTCAAGTTACCAAAAATcattattgtgataaaaaaaatgattgaggtaAATCTGCAAtgatcaaaatataattaaaaaaaattgcacttttcttAACTTCTaaactgtgtgtatttgtgccTTTACATTGTTTATTTTCAAACGTGCAGAATttgagttgattcctgttactgaattaagtggagtagagagtgaacaaacAGCTCCTTCAAGGAATCTTCAAAGCCCTCAAAGTCTTCAGAGAATATAAAAAAGTTATTGACCGTATGGGGGCCAAGGCCTGTTAAAATCAGGTGAACGGCCTGCTACAATTATAGTTACTCATCCCATTCAATTATTCTTTTTAAATAACTGTACAAACATTTACGGCTATGTTGAAGACAAAGTAAACAGCTGTTGAAATAGTTACCATTTCATCCACCTAAATATAAACAGGAAAATTTGATGATACCAAGCAGTCTAATCGTAGTTGTCGTGGTCTGTGCTACCATGGAATGTACTTACTTAATTTCTAGGAAAATGCATGTCGAGCTAAGGTATAAATTATGATAAAGGAAATGTCAAAGAGTGTCTGGAAATCTATGCTGTATGTATGGTAAACATTTGATACAGAAACATTTATTGGCCTATAGCTTGGCACTTTTTTCCAAGCTTGTTGGGATCCAGGAGTGCTGTGCTGGCAGTCGTTTAGATAGATACCCTGAATCTGTATTCACCTTCCAATACATGTGTTCTAGAGTTTTACAAgaaatgattacattttaaagAGATAAAGTGTGTCagatgttttgctttttttgtttgtttttttcaataaatattgtGATGTACGTCATGAATGTATTTATGGACTGTTATACGATATATCTGCAACATTTTCCATTCTTACCTGTGATCATAGTGCTGGGATCTGGACCCCGTTTCGGTGCTGTTGCCCGCGGTCTCTGAACCACAGGTGTCGGGGCAGCAGATGTGGAAACAGTGACTGAAGTGCTTTTCTCTTGATCAGGGTAAGAAAGGCTCAACGCTGAGGGCAGGATGACCACAGGGAGCGGTGGTGCCCCCTGTTGGGGTGGGATCGTCGTCACAGTGATGGGAAGTGTTACTTTAACACTGCTCGAGTCATTGGCCGTGAAAGCAGGAGGTGAGGAGTGCACAGAGAGCGGGGACTTGTCTGGAATAGAACCTCTCGGGAGGATCTGAGGGaacttcttcatcttcatcagcGCCTCCACCTGCAAGTCTCGCCCTCCAGAGCGGGAGGACTCTGGTGCTTTGGCTGGTTTTTCGCTCACCTGCTGTTTACCAGAGGACACCTGCTCCACACCGTCTTTGTCTTTCTGTTAGAGAAATATCCAGCGGATACTTTCAGTATTGCAGTGGGGAAAACAATTCAAAATGTCTTCTAACTCTTTAACCCTCTTTGTTGGGAATGTGTTTGCAGAAAGCAAAGTGAACATTTTACAAATCTGCGACAAAATTGACAGATTTTAGTGCTTTAGCAGTTTAATTAAGCAATATAACAAAGCAACGCTCAGAAAGTTAAATTACCTTTGGGTTATGCTGAAGTTTATGCTCTTTTTCTCGCTCTAATACATTTGAATGGtattgcacacacaaacacaacaaactgatggcatgtttcctatttttaagctgttaaaggtggaatatggagctagaatagtgtttattttcttttcatgaaaactctcagttaaactcattaACTCAGCACATTATAATGCTCTATTATAAATCACCAAAATTATGCTGAGATAttataatgcagtaaaaaaaagatCTAGTCTGCAGGTCCAAACTTATTTGTAACACCATTACAACATAGGTACcagcattttaaattaaatttaatgaaaatattgtaattattatttttactcattcttttatttccatttaaatacccattatcaaaagctttgccttaagaaagaaaaagtgtgactaatcgtgattaatcacagaattctattgtgattaatttgattattttttttaaataaatagtttgtTTTGAGTACATTAATTATGTTACTAATCTAGTACTTCCCCATCACAATAATTTAGCATCTAACATTAACTCAATTATACAAGTCAATTGAAAAGTAAAAGCTTTTTGAGACATAACATGCAATATACTTTTAATAGATGGGAGAACTGAAGCtttttaaagaatattaaaaCTGGCATTGATTTAACTGCTGTTTTAAGTTTACTAAAggtttacttttgttttttaacataTAATACACTTCCGTTAAATTTTAACCTTAGTAGGAGCCCTTGCCTTTATGAGGCTAATGCTTTAGCACCTTTCATGACTGTAGATGGTGCTAAGTGCTAACATGTATAGTAGTGTTTCTGAAAATCTGGTGCTTAAgggttgtgttaaaaaaaaaattcaagtgtAAACTTAAATGAACATATCATAACAAAATTCATTACAAATATTAAGTCTTTGTCCACCAGAGGAGGACAATGCTAAGGTAAATACTGAGTGTGTTATTGTTGTTGTCGTTGTTTGGAATAACATGCAATACCTTAGGGTCTTGGCTATTACCATCTTCCTCCCCCCCAGTTCCTTTGGGTGTTGCTGGGATCTTTTTTATCACCTTGTGTGGCTTCGAAGGGCCTCCTGTCAGAGCAAAACAAGGCACTATTTGATTACATTTACAGAGGAAGATCAGAATATATGACACATTAATTAGTCCACAGAATCAGAGTCTTAGCATTTTAGGACAGAATAATTTCAGTGACTGCATTtttcacagagaaaaacacagatatGCACAGAAAGCTACAGATTCTGTCCATTTACCTGCCAATGCAGCAGAGGTCACCAGCTCAGCTTGGCTACAGCGCGGGTTAACAATGTGCTCTTGGACGAGAAAGCGAGCAATTTCTACCACTGTGTCAAAGGAGCGTTTAAGAATCTTTTGTGCCCAGCCACAGATCAGCTCACACGCTGCTTCTGTGACCTCCTGTTTATACGTCTGCACTAGTTCCGTCAGCTCCGACTGCAGGGAAAACACATGCATTCAAAAGCAATGGAAAAACACTAGTTACAATTAATAGTATATATTCTAAATGTAATGTTAAAGTATTTCTAAACAAACTTACTTTTTAGATAATCAGATAATAACAGATAATTTTCTCAAACTGACagttgcacagtactgtacataagAACTAAATAATGCCAAAATAAACAGTCCTTCTCCATGACAGAATACCTGTTGTAAACAAATGTGCGCCCACTACTATATAACACTCACATATCCTTAAATTAAGCATTCTTAAACAGCTCCTAGAATTCTACACAGCAATAAATCATTTACACATATTGGTAACTATAACACTGACATAACTATGccataaacattttatattattattaagttattcaGGTAGACTAAGCTCAAGCTTAACGAGCGTCAGAATAATCCCAATAAAGTCTCTGCGCTCTGCACATACAAACTCATTACAGAAACTTTGGTATTACATTTGTAGCATTGGTATCCTCACATACAAAACTGTGATAATTTAACAGAGCATCATACCGGGTCATTCTTGAGGTCTAAATTAGGTAGTAAGGGCATATTCAGCACTGTCTTTCTTCGGATGCCGCTGTAGCAGTATGTGTGTAGGGTCAAGAAAAAATGCAGTTTAACAatgttcacttaataatttctCGAATTAAAAGGTttcaacataaaaaatacattaaacagcATTACCATTCCAGCAAGGGAAAAACGATGATATGTAAACAAGAGTCATAATAACAGAGTTACAATATTATTACCAGTAGTATCAGTACCAGTAGTACCAATATTGGTGTGAATAAAATCAAAGCTAGCAAGTATTGTTTTAAATTGTCTAAGCAGTGATAATCAGAGGCTGATGAAGGATATTTGGACTGTCCTCTGCCACCCAGCCTCCGGGCCTTGATGTTTGGGAAGATATCTCTGATGATCTTGCCAAAGTTTGCTGCACTCAGAGGCCGCTGTTGCAGGTTTTCACAGTGTTTCCTGGATGGTTTAAAACAACAATTAATAAGACCAAACAGATTATTGGCCCCCCAAGTACACTgtgatattttacattacattacattacattacatttggcagacgcttttgtccaaagcgacttacaatagtcaagtacaatgtaaaataattttaaaggtaaaacatctttggatagggataaaaggaggtcaaaggggaataataggatagaggagtgaaggaggggaagaaggaaatgaggttagaagtagttagtgtgttagaggtgttaagagagtaagtgctctttgaagagctctgtcttcaggagtttcttaaagggatagttcgggatttttgacatgaatctgtatggcatcaacatgaccagtgtcgtgcattctcactgacttacccccgaccatgtccggtgagcggagttcttgtccagtattgtccgagccgaaagtagtccggcatgtttgctggggtcacgaaacgaaagcgtttttcttcccaaaacagtacgagtgcaaaagagtgatttatttgcataacaaaaaacggtgtctgcaaaagtcacgcctcattatcactggggcactactttcattttggatcagtgcgcatgtcattctaactgcgagcagcgcactagtctttcagatcattggctgcgctcagcttcaaccagcaacgcaaagagcaagctttagagagaagtttatcggcttttataagcttcttgaacacagatttatacatttgtatgtgtgtgtgttaaaatggtgcggacttgtgattatccaggctgtagcaacaaagatgtggctgattctccgcacagtttccatcgtatccccgtgactgacattgctctcaggcaactttggatacttgcaatgggcttccatgtggacaccaaagtggtgaaaatgaagaagcttcgtgtttgcggtgcgcacttcagcgaggatgactatgtttctccatgcccgctgttgtttgtgattcaggcagcagctggcccgccgacgtcctcatcaatggacaggttctgtatctcgggcataactaaatcccactcgtggcagcagtaacattccacctctgtcggcattagttcgcacttcaaacaagtgcaccaggatttgtcggccacccttggtatcgcagcagcagcagcagcggctccagcttcggtctcaatcatttctctgtccaccctctctctttctgcacgatccaattcgatttgggcaagttcctcctcagtatactcaggctcataaagatacccccttggctctgagcggaaatcaatatattcctcgtcgctctcgtagtccgacatgttcccgaacagtaaacagtgaaattgaaaccgtaggctagctgccaggttgcgcaatcgcgcgcactgatccaaaatgaaagtagtgccccagtgataatgaggcgtgacttttgcagacaccgttttttgttatgcaaataaatcactcttttgcactcgtactgttttgggaagaaaaacgctttcgtttcgtgaccccagcaaacatgccggactactttcggctcggacaatactggacaagaactccgctcaccggacatggtcgggggtaagtcagtgagaatgcacgacactggtcatgttgatgccatacagattcatgtcaaaaatcccgaactatccctttaaagatagcgagagattctcctgatctggtagtggaaggtagtttgttccaccattggggaactctgtatgagaacagtctggattgctttgtgtgagtgtttggcaaagcgaggcgacgttcattggaggagcgcagcggccgggaggtagcgtaagccttcaggagtgagtgcaggtaggaaggagcctgttctgtcatcaccttgtaggcgatagtaagagctttgaatttgatgcgagcatcaactggtagccaatggagctcaatgagcagcggggtgacatgtgcccgttttggctggttgaagaccagacgtgctgctgcgttctggatcatctggagtggttttactacacaggccgggaggccagttagcagggcattgcagtagtcgaggcgtgagatgacgaccacttgcaccaggagttgggtggcctgttgttgTATCATTGTATGCAATTACTGTGATACACACATTGGGGCAGTTATACTTTCACATGCTACCAGAGTGCTGCTCCTCTGTAATCCCACTCTATTCACTCTATTTCTGTTTACATTGCCACATGCAATGTAACTACCCATGCACTAAAACATATCTGACCCATTTGACAAAACAATCTCCCTGTTATAGAATACTTCAATAAATTAGCAATCTACAGTGATAAGAGTCTGATAGTGGTTGcaagatggatgggacatttatTTTGTGAAATTTTAAGAGCATTTAACATTCCACAATTCAcagtgtaccaggaatacatcttAAACGATATTAACACCCATAGGgtgctagggctgcaactaatgactattttaatagtcaacTAATCTGCCAAAAATGTGTTCGATTAGTAAGGATTATTTTTTATCATGCCCTTTATTTGTACTTCCAACTGGTGAACAactaaacatttaggccccaagaccaattttgTTAGTTTAATGTaactttattaaactaaaaattacaaagtatctTATAGTAAACATTAACACatgctggatgttattttcaggagattctaggatacttgtGTGTATTTTTTCCAAGTAGATACTTCCCTGAAATTATTGTTTgtcaaagaaaatacatttttttttgttaataaagtctgtagatactgaatcatataCCATCAATtgagtggacagagtacagtatctccctAACACATAGCCAGCAAACAAtagtttaactaatgttagcacTGATAATGAACACACTGAAACCTCACTGGCCAACTAAACATGAGGAGAAGCCAATCAGGATGCTTAGGATTTGCCACTCTCTCACtaagtgtgtgtttctctcttgccccttttttctctctctctcgctcaatcACACTTAACAATGCGTCAACAATGAAATTTTGCAACAATTTTCTTTATGGTCAACATTGTCAATTTTGCAGACAATTTAATACAGGAGGCCCTATACACAAATACCACAGGTCAGTGGAGTGTTTTTTAGATTCTATAGGGTATCCTTTGGCAAATAACAATGTAAAACTGATCTGTGGTAACTCACCGATATGTCTCGTAAACATCTTGCTTGGGTAGGCAGGTGTCAGCATGTTCCTCTAAGTGACTTCGAATCCAGTTGCAGGTGTGTAGCTGGTCAGCTGTATTGACCGAATTGGAGTCACCACTGTGaaaggaaacaaacaaagaaacaaaaactacTTGTTGTTAATTATTAGGATTGCGTTATGTTGGTATCTATTTTTTACGGATTTTTATGAAGCTTCTTTTTCAACCCTTTATAACCACAACATATCTCAGCATGAACAGTCTT
Proteins encoded in this window:
- the rfx5 gene encoding DNA-binding protein RFX5 isoform X1 translates to MESSIEREMQAELLSVVAELECVEQSIEELLELQVYLNDKRSALEAAHQAPCSSGASSTSRTGTAEAVTTSTAKSTRPISKFTPHKVAFKRSKVSAKVEITPDPDSSACDRPRRHQQPCSTSPSVPEVTTTNSGDSNSVNTADQLHTCNWIRSHLEEHADTCLPKQDVYETYRKHCENLQQRPLSAANFGKIIRDIFPNIKARRLGGRGQSKYCYSGIRRKTVLNMPLLPNLDLKNDPSELTELVQTYKQEVTEAACELICGWAQKILKRSFDTVVEIARFLVQEHIVNPRCSQAELVTSAALAGGPSKPHKVIKKIPATPKGTGGEEDGNSQDPKKDKDGVEQVSSGKQQVSEKPAKAPESSRSGGRDLQVEALMKMKKFPQILPRGSIPDKSPLSVHSSPPAFTANDSSSVKVTLPITVTTIPPQQGAPPLPVVILPSALSLSYPDQEKSTSVTVSTSAAPTPVVQRPRATAPKRGPDPSTMITVAGPGAVPPKRKRGRPRKPRPEDMTAHPVAAAAAPSLNPNLVSRGVIQKALSSAASGQSSQVMEIVLQDQQGLMVSQEVRDSEQKGVVVKSQTGPEPDAPAVLLVQDAHQPACEPSRAMVIQRAPISQAVTQTGAIHLPPASVDEKNKEVHLTLVEAPPTSSEKSGPEKPSSTKAP
- the rfx5 gene encoding DNA-binding protein RFX5 isoform X2; the protein is MMEDRIKTDTSSGEGDTEPSMLLQKLKSNISKSVQNKVDTILRDVQQFSDNDKLYLYLQLPSGPSAGEKSGDSNSVNTADQLHTCNWIRSHLEEHADTCLPKQDVYETYRKHCENLQQRPLSAANFGKIIRDIFPNIKARRLGGRGQSKYCYSGIRRKTVLNMPLLPNLDLKNDPSELTELVQTYKQEVTEAACELICGWAQKILKRSFDTVVEIARFLVQEHIVNPRCSQAELVTSAALAGGPSKPHKVIKKIPATPKGTGGEEDGNSQDPKKDKDGVEQVSSGKQQVSEKPAKAPESSRSGGRDLQVEALMKMKKFPQILPRGSIPDKSPLSVHSSPPAFTANDSSSVKVTLPITVTTIPPQQGAPPLPVVILPSALSLSYPDQEKSTSVTVSTSAAPTPVVQRPRATAPKRGPDPSTMITVAGPGAVPPKRKRGRPRKPRPEDMTAHPVAAAAAPSLNPNLVSRGVIQKALSSAASGQSSQVMEIVLQDQQGLMVSQEVRDSEQKGVVVKSQTGPEPDAPAVLLVQDAHQPACEPSRAMVIQRAPISQAVTQTGAIHLPPASVDEKNKEVHLTLVEAPPTSSEKSGPEKPSSTKAP